The following proteins are co-located in the Motilibacter rhizosphaerae genome:
- a CDS encoding MarR family winged helix-turn-helix transcriptional regulator, producing MPSSSRRPGIAFLLAQLGADATGRFADALAPAGITPPVAGVLRLLRVEAGMSQQDLARRLGVAPSRVVAVVDELEERGWVARTRGSDRRTNALALTPAGEEAFGRVAAVAAGHERAVTEGLAAAEREQLLALLERLAALRGLVPGVHPGYRRP from the coding sequence GTGCCTTCCTCCTCCCGCCGCCCCGGGATCGCGTTCCTGCTCGCCCAGCTCGGGGCGGACGCCACGGGCCGGTTCGCGGACGCGCTCGCCCCCGCCGGCATCACCCCGCCGGTCGCCGGCGTCCTCCGGCTGCTCCGGGTCGAGGCCGGGATGAGCCAGCAGGATCTCGCCCGGCGGCTCGGCGTGGCGCCGAGCCGGGTGGTCGCGGTGGTCGACGAGCTCGAGGAGCGGGGGTGGGTGGCGCGTACCCGCGGCAGCGACCGGCGGACCAACGCCCTCGCGCTCACCCCCGCCGGCGAGGAGGCGTTCGGCCGGGTGGCCGCCGTCGCCGCCGGGCACGAGCGCGCCGTGACCGAGGGGCTCGCGGCCGCGGAGCGCGAGCAGCTGCTGGCGCTGCTCGAGCGGCTCGCCGCGCTGCGCGGCCTGGTCCCCGGCGTGCACCCCGGCTACCGGAGGCCCTGA
- a CDS encoding BTAD domain-containing putative transcriptional regulator encodes MQYSVLGPLEVREGGRVLDLGTPKQRAVLAALLLERGRVVSTDRLVAVAWGDEAPPSAVGSLQVYVSNLRRILRGGGARLERRNPGYVLLVDDADVDVAQFLAAAAAAYDAAAAAEWPGAQESAERALALWRGPLLPELADEDWVRAAALALEERRAECLETLVTALLAGGRVGEALERTQQLVSEDPYRERGRWLHLVALHRAGRTPEALEGYRAHARLLDEELGLVPGADLRELHAALLRDDDALREWPGAAPAPAGPPADGGEPAPALPAASGPAPVSGLVGREDECARMSAVLDDVLAGRTRWVLLSGPAGIGKTRLAEEALRAAVAAGAREAWVRCPEEEGVPSWWPLRQLVRALGAEPDDVLVPSPDIDADTARFVVYERVTALLQSAAADGPVVVVVDDVQWADRSSLRCLAYLCGVLRDLPLGLVLTLREGEGARDVDHLLATLVRSGVADRVAVPPLSECAVATLAAQVGGTDLAPDDAAVLASRTGGNPLFVTEYARLPADERGSGIPLAVRSILGRRLARLAPSVVEVLRAAAVIGDPFPLDLLEAVAGLPLDGVAEALELAAEDQIVAPARSGTGWAFSHALLRDEVLQGLPVLRRSRLHVRAATALESAAGSDALARRAGHLLAALPLVPAATVLAACREAAQDAEARWDADAAAQWWEAALSASAALGPAEREAAERESAGPDDLLVARVDALARAGRDQTVLEVVDSAIVEAAREGRTGTIGRLAAALLRTSGAWPWAAYGTAPGVLLDRLVEVTPLVGGDPAAHVRVLAARAVGSCYSPDAALPEGLSRRALELAEELGDPAVVADAIVGRVLTYTGTAAHAEEAVALLDRLVRLRTPHARTDAVLRHNVLTMACSTLGRTDEAEEHLRRGVAGCDLLGLPVPRVQLRWAEATLVHWSGRLEEAEALLSRADVMHRRTELYESGVLHLAMLTLRWEQGRLADAGEHVDGAPEPLPWQAAAAAERGDVEAALVLLERFVPEETPFFWSTLGVTVVVALALAEVADLGAPDDRVLPLARTLLARLEPYAGFVAILGQIGIIAPVELALSRMRALLGDEPGARSSALAALELAQRAGGPCSVLRARLQLALLDPASPQRTRMLAELAREADERSMRSVARQARAADEVLRAAAPA; translated from the coding sequence TTGCAGTACAGCGTGCTGGGACCGCTCGAGGTCCGCGAGGGCGGGCGGGTCCTCGACCTCGGCACGCCCAAGCAGCGGGCGGTGCTCGCCGCGCTGCTGCTCGAGCGCGGCCGCGTCGTGTCGACCGACCGGCTGGTCGCGGTCGCGTGGGGCGACGAGGCGCCCCCCAGCGCGGTCGGCAGCCTGCAGGTCTACGTCTCGAACCTGCGCCGCATCCTGCGGGGCGGCGGTGCGCGCCTCGAGCGGCGCAACCCCGGCTACGTCCTGCTCGTCGACGACGCCGACGTCGACGTCGCGCAGTTCCTCGCCGCGGCGGCAGCGGCGTACGACGCGGCAGCCGCAGCGGAGTGGCCGGGGGCGCAGGAGAGCGCGGAGCGGGCGCTGGCGCTGTGGCGCGGCCCGCTGCTGCCCGAGCTCGCCGACGAGGACTGGGTCCGCGCCGCCGCGCTCGCCCTCGAGGAGCGCCGCGCGGAGTGCCTCGAGACGCTGGTGACCGCGCTGCTCGCCGGCGGTCGCGTCGGTGAGGCGCTCGAGCGCACCCAGCAGCTGGTGTCGGAGGACCCGTACCGCGAGCGCGGGCGCTGGCTCCACCTCGTGGCGCTGCACCGCGCGGGGCGCACCCCCGAGGCGCTCGAGGGCTACCGCGCGCACGCGCGGCTGCTCGACGAGGAGCTCGGGCTGGTCCCCGGCGCGGACCTCCGCGAGCTGCACGCCGCCCTGCTGCGCGACGACGACGCGCTCCGCGAGTGGCCCGGCGCCGCTCCTGCTCCTGCGGGCCCTCCCGCCGACGGCGGGGAGCCCGCGCCGGCGCTCCCGGCGGCGAGCGGCCCAGCGCCCGTCAGCGGCCTCGTCGGGCGCGAGGACGAGTGCGCGCGGATGTCCGCCGTGCTCGACGACGTGCTGGCGGGGCGCACCCGGTGGGTGCTGCTCTCCGGGCCCGCCGGCATCGGCAAGACCCGCCTGGCCGAGGAGGCGCTGCGCGCCGCGGTCGCCGCGGGGGCGCGCGAGGCGTGGGTGCGCTGCCCCGAGGAGGAGGGCGTGCCCTCGTGGTGGCCGCTGCGCCAGCTCGTCCGCGCGCTCGGGGCGGAGCCCGACGACGTGCTGGTGCCGAGCCCTGACATCGACGCCGACACCGCGCGGTTCGTCGTCTACGAGCGCGTGACGGCCCTGCTGCAGAGCGCGGCCGCCGACGGCCCGGTCGTCGTCGTGGTCGACGACGTGCAGTGGGCCGACCGCAGCTCGCTGCGCTGCCTGGCGTACCTCTGCGGCGTGCTGCGCGACCTGCCCCTCGGGCTGGTGCTCACCCTGCGCGAGGGCGAGGGCGCGCGGGACGTGGACCACCTGCTGGCCACGCTGGTCCGATCCGGGGTGGCCGACCGCGTCGCGGTGCCGCCGCTCAGCGAGTGCGCGGTCGCCACGCTCGCGGCGCAGGTAGGTGGCACCGACCTCGCCCCGGACGACGCCGCGGTGCTCGCGTCGCGCACCGGCGGCAACCCGCTGTTCGTCACGGAGTACGCACGACTGCCCGCCGACGAGCGGGGCAGCGGCATCCCGCTCGCCGTCCGCTCGATCCTGGGTCGGCGCCTCGCCCGGCTCGCCCCGTCCGTGGTCGAGGTGCTCCGGGCGGCTGCGGTGATCGGCGACCCGTTCCCGCTCGACCTGCTCGAGGCGGTCGCCGGGCTGCCGCTCGACGGGGTCGCGGAGGCGCTCGAGCTCGCCGCCGAGGACCAGATCGTCGCGCCCGCCCGCAGCGGCACCGGCTGGGCGTTCTCCCACGCGCTGCTGCGCGACGAGGTCCTCCAGGGCCTGCCCGTCCTGCGCCGATCGCGGCTGCACGTCCGCGCGGCCACGGCCCTCGAGTCCGCTGCGGGGAGCGACGCCCTCGCCCGCCGGGCCGGTCACCTGCTGGCGGCGCTGCCGCTCGTGCCCGCCGCGACGGTCCTCGCGGCCTGCCGGGAGGCGGCGCAGGACGCCGAGGCGCGCTGGGACGCCGACGCCGCGGCCCAGTGGTGGGAGGCCGCGCTCAGCGCCTCCGCGGCGCTCGGCCCGGCGGAGCGGGAGGCGGCGGAGCGCGAGTCCGCGGGGCCCGACGACCTGCTCGTCGCGCGCGTCGACGCGCTCGCCCGTGCGGGGCGCGACCAGACCGTGCTCGAGGTCGTCGACTCGGCGATCGTCGAGGCGGCGCGCGAGGGGCGGACCGGGACGATCGGCCGGCTCGCCGCGGCCCTGCTGCGGACGAGCGGGGCGTGGCCGTGGGCGGCGTACGGCACCGCCCCCGGCGTGCTGCTCGACCGCCTGGTCGAGGTCACCCCCCTGGTCGGCGGGGACCCGGCGGCGCACGTGCGCGTGCTCGCCGCGCGCGCCGTCGGCAGCTGCTACTCCCCCGACGCCGCCCTGCCCGAGGGGCTCAGCCGCCGCGCGCTCGAGCTGGCCGAGGAGCTCGGCGACCCCGCGGTCGTCGCCGACGCCATCGTCGGACGCGTGCTCACGTACACCGGGACCGCCGCCCACGCCGAGGAGGCGGTGGCGCTGCTCGACCGGCTCGTCCGGCTGCGCACCCCGCACGCGCGGACCGACGCCGTCCTCCGGCACAACGTGCTGACGATGGCGTGCAGCACGCTCGGCCGGACCGACGAGGCCGAGGAGCACCTGCGCCGCGGCGTCGCCGGCTGCGACCTGCTGGGCCTGCCCGTCCCCCGGGTCCAGCTGCGCTGGGCCGAGGCGACCCTCGTCCACTGGAGCGGGCGGCTGGAGGAGGCCGAGGCGCTGCTCAGCCGCGCCGACGTCATGCACCGGCGCACCGAGCTGTACGAGTCCGGCGTCCTCCACCTCGCCATGCTCACACTGCGCTGGGAGCAGGGCCGGCTCGCAGACGCCGGCGAGCACGTCGACGGCGCGCCCGAGCCGCTGCCCTGGCAGGCGGCCGCCGCCGCCGAGCGCGGGGACGTCGAGGCCGCGCTGGTCCTGCTCGAGCGCTTCGTCCCCGAGGAGACGCCGTTCTTCTGGAGCACGCTGGGCGTCACCGTCGTCGTCGCCCTCGCCCTCGCCGAGGTCGCCGACCTGGGCGCTCCCGACGACCGGGTGCTCCCGCTCGCGCGCACGCTGCTCGCGCGGCTGGAGCCGTACGCCGGCTTCGTCGCGATCCTCGGGCAGATCGGGATCATCGCCCCGGTCGAGCTGGCGCTGTCCCGGATGCGCGCGCTGCTGGGCGACGAGCCCGGCGCGCGGAGCTCCGCGCTCGCCGCGCTGGAGCTGGCGCAGCGGGCGGGCGGGCCCTGCTCGGTGCTGCGGGCGCGGCTCCAGCTGGCGCTGCTCGACCCCGCCTCACCGCAGCGCACCCGGATGCTCGCCGAGCTCGCCCGGGAGGCCGACGAGCGCAGCATGCGCTCGGTGGCGCGGCAGGCGCGGGCCGCCGATGAGGTCCTGCGCGCGGCGGCGCCGGCCTGA
- a CDS encoding ArsB/NhaD family transporter has translation MPILAALAGLLVVLTGLVPWDAAQDVGSRTAPVLGFLVAITLVAELADEAGLFDVAARRAALLGGGSTRRLFLLVCALATVLTTVLSLDTTAVLLTPVVLALAAAAEVDPLPFAYATVWLAGTASMLLPVSNLTNLLAGSELHLSALGFAARTWPAQVVLLVVTVGLLLVRHRARLRGTYALPGEVVVEDRVLLWTAGLVCVLTGPAVVAGAPAWTVALAGAVVLLAAYAVRRPGALAPRRLAGLLPWRLVLLTVGLFLVVEALHRHGLTTALRTVAGGSGDGALALLRLSGTSVVAANLVNNLPAYLAVEPLAHSTTRLLAVLVGVDAGPLVLLWGSLATLLWRERCAARGLRVGAGEFAREGLLLVVPAVGLGTLALLLTR, from the coding sequence ATGCCGATCCTCGCCGCCCTCGCGGGCCTCCTCGTCGTGCTCACCGGACTGGTGCCCTGGGACGCGGCGCAGGACGTGGGGAGCCGCACGGCGCCCGTCCTCGGCTTCCTCGTCGCCATCACGCTCGTCGCGGAGCTGGCCGACGAGGCGGGGCTCTTCGACGTGGCGGCCCGGCGCGCGGCGCTGCTCGGGGGCGGCAGCACGCGCCGGCTCTTCCTGCTCGTCTGCGCCCTCGCCACCGTGCTCACCACCGTGCTGAGCCTCGACACGACCGCGGTGCTGCTGACGCCGGTCGTGCTCGCGCTCGCGGCGGCGGCCGAGGTCGACCCGCTGCCCTTCGCGTACGCGACGGTGTGGCTCGCCGGCACCGCGAGCATGCTGCTCCCGGTCTCCAACCTCACCAACCTGCTCGCCGGCAGCGAGCTGCACCTCAGCGCGCTCGGCTTCGCGGCGCGCACCTGGCCCGCGCAGGTGGTGCTGCTCGTCGTCACCGTCGGCCTGCTCCTCGTCCGCCACCGGGCGCGGCTGCGCGGGACGTACGCGCTGCCCGGCGAGGTCGTCGTCGAGGACCGCGTGCTGCTCTGGACCGCAGGGCTGGTCTGCGTGCTCACCGGACCGGCCGTGGTCGCGGGCGCGCCGGCCTGGACCGTCGCGCTGGCGGGCGCGGTCGTCCTGCTCGCGGCGTACGCGGTGCGCCGTCCCGGCGCCCTCGCCCCGCGCCGGCTCGCCGGGCTGCTGCCGTGGCGGCTCGTGCTGCTGACGGTCGGGCTCTTCCTCGTCGTCGAGGCGCTGCACCGGCACGGGCTGACGACGGCGCTGCGCACGGTCGCGGGCGGCTCGGGGGACGGCGCTCTCGCGCTGCTCCGGCTCTCCGGCACCTCGGTGGTGGCGGCGAACCTCGTCAACAACCTCCCGGCGTACCTCGCCGTCGAGCCGCTCGCCCACAGCACCACCCGGCTGCTCGCGGTCCTCGTCGGGGTCGACGCGGGCCCGCTCGTGCTCCTCTGGGGCTCGCTCGCGACCCTGCTGTGGCGCGAGCGGTGCGCCGCGCGGGGGCTGCGGGTCGGCGCCGGCGAGTTCGCCCGCGAGGGGCTGCTGCTCGTCGTGCCCGCGGTCGGGCTCGGGACGCTCGCGCTGCTGCTGACCCGCTAG
- a CDS encoding alpha/beta hydrolase, with amino-acid sequence MGWTQRARAGVATLGTAAVAGSLLLVPAARAAQPAAAGAASASSTGVSRSAGTNGARPPVLRWRTCAGRFKCAVAKVPLDYDRPGGPRIDVAVLERPAEDPARRLGTLWVNPGGPGGSAVDLVYRAATTFLPAEVLSRFDIVGMDPRGIARSTPLQCYADPEESPVQDLPAFPQGGAQTAAYLSAVRAYARTCQRQAGPLLSHMSTADVARDMDLLRQAMHEDRISYLGYSYGTELGATYAAMFPGHVRSLVLDGVLDPREWAGDGSRTLEQQVRSGDGARTALDAFFRACDATTTRACPVSGAARATYRRVVARLRVHPLQVPGAPGPSASPVPSASAALPVAEPTSTAVPAPTPTPSPTPSASSGPSGSTEDALTYAEFSGIVLEALYSREGIAPLGQLIAQVDLLQSKGGSIDPGDIAGVEVLRRRWAAGALVPSLLDRRAPDVFGAALPKAVYDDDGGNAVICADTHQPGPAAFATSARWAERRNGGVGEAWSWSSAPCAYWPSTGADRYAGPFGAALANRPLVVSSLNDPATRYAGGVQVAHLLHAHLITFSGFGHTSGGSSVCVDRAVTAYLVGGSVAGLPSRCSQDIAPFVTDPLTGAVGGSDD; translated from the coding sequence ATGGGCTGGACGCAGCGCGCCCGAGCGGGAGTCGCGACGCTCGGCACGGCGGCGGTCGCGGGCAGCCTGCTGCTCGTCCCGGCAGCCCGGGCCGCGCAGCCCGCGGCAGCCGGAGCCGCGAGCGCCAGCTCCACCGGCGTGTCCCGCAGCGCCGGCACCAACGGCGCCCGGCCACCGGTCCTGCGCTGGCGCACCTGCGCGGGGCGCTTCAAGTGCGCGGTCGCGAAGGTCCCGCTCGACTACGACCGGCCCGGCGGCCCGCGCATCGATGTCGCGGTGCTGGAGCGCCCGGCGGAGGACCCGGCCCGCCGGCTCGGCACGCTGTGGGTCAACCCCGGCGGGCCGGGCGGCTCGGCGGTGGACCTCGTCTACCGCGCCGCGACGACCTTCCTCCCGGCGGAGGTGCTCTCGCGCTTCGACATCGTCGGGATGGACCCGCGCGGCATCGCCCGCAGCACCCCGCTGCAGTGCTACGCCGACCCGGAGGAGTCGCCGGTCCAGGACCTGCCGGCGTTCCCGCAGGGTGGGGCGCAGACGGCGGCGTACCTCTCCGCGGTGCGCGCCTACGCGCGGACCTGCCAGCGCCAGGCGGGGCCGCTGCTCTCGCACATGTCGACCGCTGACGTGGCCCGCGACATGGACCTGCTGCGCCAGGCCATGCACGAGGACCGGATCAGCTACCTCGGCTACTCCTACGGCACCGAGCTCGGCGCGACGTACGCCGCGATGTTCCCCGGGCACGTGCGCAGCCTCGTCCTCGACGGCGTGCTCGACCCGCGCGAGTGGGCGGGCGACGGCAGCCGCACCCTCGAGCAGCAGGTGAGGAGCGGCGACGGTGCGCGCACCGCGCTCGACGCGTTCTTCCGCGCGTGCGACGCGACGACGACCCGGGCCTGCCCGGTCTCGGGGGCGGCGCGGGCGACGTACCGCCGCGTCGTGGCGCGCCTCCGGGTGCACCCGCTGCAGGTCCCGGGCGCGCCCGGCCCCAGCGCCTCCCCGGTGCCCTCGGCCTCCGCCGCCCTGCCCGTCGCTGAGCCGACGAGCACGGCGGTCCCGGCGCCGACGCCCACGCCCTCGCCCACGCCCTCGGCGTCCAGCGGGCCCAGCGGCTCGACCGAGGACGCGCTCACCTACGCGGAGTTCTCCGGCATCGTGCTCGAGGCGCTGTACTCGCGCGAGGGCATCGCGCCGCTCGGCCAGCTCATCGCCCAGGTCGACCTGCTGCAGTCGAAGGGCGGGAGCATCGACCCCGGCGACATCGCCGGCGTCGAGGTGCTCCGCCGCCGCTGGGCGGCCGGTGCGCTCGTCCCGTCCCTGCTCGACCGGCGTGCGCCCGACGTCTTCGGCGCCGCGCTCCCCAAGGCGGTCTACGACGACGACGGCGGCAACGCGGTCATCTGCGCCGACACCCACCAGCCCGGTCCGGCCGCCTTCGCCACCAGCGCGCGCTGGGCCGAGCGGCGCAACGGCGGCGTCGGCGAGGCGTGGAGCTGGAGCTCGGCGCCCTGCGCCTACTGGCCGAGCACCGGCGCGGACCGCTACGCCGGGCCGTTCGGCGCCGCGCTGGCCAACCGGCCGCTGGTCGTCTCCTCGCTCAACGACCCCGCGACCCGCTACGCCGGCGGGGTGCAGGTGGCGCACCTGCTGCACGCGCACCTCATCACGTTCTCCGGGTTCGGTCACACCTCCGGCGGCTCCAGCGTGTGCGTCGACCGGGCGGTGACGGCGTACCTCGTCGGCGGGTCGGTCGCGGGGCTGCCCTCCCGCTGCTCGCAGGACATCGCGCCGTTCGTCACCGACCCCCTGACGGGGGCGGTCGGCGGGAGCGACGACTAG
- a CDS encoding bifunctional RNase H/acid phosphatase, translated as MRRLVVEADGGSRGNPGPAGYGAVVKDAATGEVLAERAEGIGTATNNVAEYRGLIAGLRAAAEIDPDASVEVRMDSKLVVEQMSGRWQVKHPSMKPLAQEARGVLRPDQVSYGWIPRERNKHADRLANEAMDAAARGQQWAPRVPTAVAVDEAELEPATGNRLVGWEELPAPTTFLLVRHGETPNTVAKLFCGRDGADPGLTERGRAQARAAGELLRDAYAAEEPVAVVHSPLRRAAETAAEVAAVLGLQTRSDPAFAEAAFGEWDGLDFGQVRERFPQQLQAWLDSPAVAPPGGESLDDVAARVRTGRDRLLARYPGRTVVLVSHVTPIKQLVRLALDAPASSVFRMELSPGSLALVRWWPDGGSSLQAFGVATHLVGPGREGLAAPAGS; from the coding sequence GTGCGGCGCCTGGTCGTCGAGGCCGACGGGGGCTCCCGCGGCAACCCCGGACCGGCCGGCTACGGCGCCGTCGTGAAGGACGCCGCCACCGGCGAGGTCCTCGCCGAGCGTGCCGAGGGCATCGGCACCGCCACCAACAACGTCGCGGAGTACCGCGGGCTCATCGCCGGCCTGCGCGCCGCCGCGGAGATCGACCCCGACGCCTCGGTCGAGGTCCGCATGGACTCCAAGCTCGTCGTGGAGCAGATGAGCGGGCGCTGGCAGGTCAAGCACCCGTCGATGAAGCCGCTGGCCCAGGAGGCGCGCGGCGTGCTGCGCCCCGACCAGGTGAGCTACGGCTGGATCCCGCGCGAGCGCAACAAGCACGCCGACCGGCTCGCCAACGAGGCGATGGACGCCGCGGCGCGCGGGCAGCAGTGGGCACCCCGCGTCCCCACCGCGGTCGCGGTCGACGAGGCGGAGCTCGAGCCCGCCACCGGCAACCGGCTCGTCGGCTGGGAGGAGCTGCCCGCCCCCACGACGTTCCTGCTCGTCCGGCACGGCGAGACGCCCAACACCGTCGCCAAGCTGTTCTGCGGCCGCGACGGCGCCGACCCCGGCCTCACCGAGCGCGGTCGGGCGCAGGCGCGCGCAGCGGGGGAGCTGCTCCGCGACGCGTACGCCGCCGAGGAGCCCGTCGCCGTCGTCCACTCCCCGCTGCGCCGCGCGGCCGAGACCGCGGCCGAGGTGGCCGCGGTGCTGGGCCTGCAGACGCGCAGCGACCCGGCCTTCGCGGAGGCGGCGTTCGGCGAGTGGGACGGGCTGGACTTCGGCCAGGTCCGCGAGCGCTTCCCCCAGCAGCTGCAGGCGTGGCTCGACTCACCGGCCGTCGCCCCTCCGGGCGGCGAGAGCCTCGACGACGTCGCCGCCCGCGTGCGTACGGGCCGGGACCGCCTGCTCGCGCGCTACCCGGGCCGGACCGTCGTGCTCGTCTCGCACGTCACGCCGATCAAGCAGCTCGTCCGGCTCGCGCTGGACGCGCCCGCGAGCAGCGTCTTCCGCATGGAGCTCTCCCCGGGCTCGCTGGCGCTCGTGCGGTGGTGGCCGGACGGCGGCTCGTCGCTGCAGGCCTTCGGCGTCGCCACCCACCTCGTCGGCCCCGGCCGGGAGGGGCTCGCCGCACCCGCCGGGTCCTGA
- a CDS encoding zinc ribbon domain-containing protein, translating to MKAAPAEQLRLLDLQKLDTRLDQLAHRRRTLPELADITRLEGEQQRLRDLVLAATTRLDDLERERKRVDTDVEQVRTRARRDQERLDSGRITNSKELMDLQSELQSLGRRQADLEDVELEVMERIETAEAERTHLQRELHGIEEHLASATAARDEAYAAIEGEGGLTTSARDAVARDVEAALLALYERIRASSGGMGAAELRQRRCEGCRLEMNVVDLGTIRAAAPDEVLRCEECGRILVRTEESGL from the coding sequence ATGAAGGCCGCGCCCGCCGAGCAGCTCCGCCTGCTCGACCTGCAGAAGCTCGACACCAGGCTGGACCAGCTCGCGCACCGCCGGCGCACGCTGCCCGAGCTCGCGGACATCACCCGGCTCGAGGGCGAGCAGCAGCGCCTGCGCGACCTCGTGCTCGCGGCGACCACCCGCCTCGACGACCTCGAGCGGGAGCGCAAGCGCGTCGACACCGACGTCGAGCAGGTCCGCACCCGCGCCCGGCGCGACCAGGAGCGGCTGGACTCGGGGCGGATCACCAACTCGAAGGAGCTCATGGACCTGCAGTCCGAGCTCCAGTCGCTCGGGCGCCGGCAGGCCGACCTCGAGGACGTCGAGCTCGAGGTGATGGAGCGCATCGAGACCGCTGAGGCCGAGCGCACGCACCTCCAGCGCGAGCTGCACGGGATCGAGGAGCACCTCGCGTCCGCCACCGCCGCCCGCGACGAGGCGTACGCCGCCATCGAGGGCGAGGGCGGGCTGACCACCTCCGCGCGGGACGCCGTGGCGCGCGACGTGGAGGCGGCGCTGCTCGCGCTCTACGAGCGGATCCGGGCGAGCTCCGGGGGGATGGGCGCGGCGGAGCTGCGCCAGCGCCGCTGCGAGGGCTGCCGGCTGGAGATGAACGTCGTCGACCTCGGCACCATCCGCGCGGCGGCCCCCGACGAGGTGCTGCGCTGCGAGGAGTGCGGGCGCATCCTCGTGCGCACCGAGGAGTCGGGCCTGTAG
- a CDS encoding Nif3-like dinuclear metal center hexameric protein, which translates to MTATLAEVVSVVEELYDPATAASWDAVGLVVGDPGAPVRRVLFAVDPVEEVVDEVVAGGYDLLVTHHPLYLRGTTSVAETGPKGRVVARLVRAGAGLLVAHTNADAASPGVSDALARAVGLTGPLEPLDPLPADPLDVLVVHVPRPDADRLLDALADAGAGRLGAYDRAAFVSTGTGTFRPLEGARPAVGEVGRVERVDEARLELAVPRAHRRAVLAALHAAHPYEQPSFDLHETAQPPGRRGTGRVGELDRPEPLRALAARVARGLPATSWGLRVAGDPERPVRRVAVCGGSGDSLLGRATAVGADAYLTADLRHHPASEHDVHSGPALLDAAHWATEWPWLADAAARVRAALEQRGDTVGTAVSTVRTDPWTLHVPPRDPGETPA; encoded by the coding sequence GTGACCGCGACGCTGGCCGAGGTCGTCAGCGTCGTCGAGGAGCTGTACGACCCGGCCACCGCCGCCTCCTGGGACGCCGTGGGCCTCGTCGTCGGGGACCCGGGGGCGCCCGTCCGCCGGGTGCTGTTCGCCGTCGACCCCGTGGAGGAGGTCGTCGACGAGGTCGTCGCCGGCGGCTACGACCTGCTGGTCACGCACCACCCGCTCTACCTGCGCGGCACGACGTCCGTCGCGGAGACCGGCCCCAAGGGCCGGGTGGTCGCCCGCCTCGTCCGCGCGGGCGCCGGGCTCCTCGTCGCCCACACCAATGCCGACGCCGCGAGCCCCGGGGTGTCCGACGCGCTCGCCCGCGCGGTCGGGCTGACCGGTCCGCTCGAGCCGCTCGACCCGCTCCCGGCCGACCCGCTCGACGTCCTCGTCGTCCACGTGCCGCGCCCCGACGCCGACCGGCTGCTCGACGCGCTGGCCGACGCTGGTGCGGGACGGCTCGGCGCGTACGACCGGGCGGCGTTCGTCTCGACCGGCACCGGGACCTTCCGCCCGCTGGAGGGCGCCCGGCCCGCTGTCGGTGAGGTCGGACGGGTCGAGCGGGTCGACGAGGCCCGCCTCGAGCTCGCCGTCCCGCGCGCGCACCGGCGGGCGGTCCTGGCCGCCCTGCACGCGGCGCACCCGTACGAGCAGCCCTCCTTCGACCTGCACGAGACCGCGCAGCCGCCCGGGCGGCGCGGCACCGGGCGCGTCGGCGAGCTCGACCGCCCCGAGCCCCTGCGCGCGCTCGCCGCCCGGGTCGCCCGCGGGCTGCCGGCGACGAGCTGGGGGCTGCGCGTCGCGGGCGACCCCGAGCGCCCCGTCCGCCGGGTCGCCGTGTGCGGCGGGTCGGGCGACTCCCTGCTGGGGCGGGCCACGGCGGTGGGCGCTGACGCGTACCTCACGGCGGACCTGCGCCACCACCCGGCCTCCGAGCACGACGTGCACAGCGGTCCGGCCCTGCTCGACGCGGCGCACTGGGCGACGGAGTGGCCCTGGCTGGCGGACGCCGCCGCCCGGGTCCGCGCGGCCCTCGAGCAGCGCGGGGATACGGTGGGCACCGCCGTCTCGACGGTGCGCACGGACCCTTGGACCCTGCACGTCCCGCCTCGAGACCCCGGGGAGACTCCCGCATGA
- a CDS encoding redoxin domain-containing protein: MTPAGSPPQVGTAAPAFTLEDTHGTPVELASLRGRPVLLVFFPHAFTPLCTGELDDLRDAADLEGVQVLGICCDPAESLRAFADQQGYVFPLLSDFWPHGAVATAYGVLFEPRGFATRASFLLDADGVVRWSVVNGPGDTRDVTAYADALAALAGAGAGGAPHPLP; the protein is encoded by the coding sequence GTGACGCCCGCGGGCAGCCCGCCGCAGGTAGGCACCGCGGCGCCGGCCTTCACGCTCGAGGACACCCACGGCACGCCGGTGGAGCTGGCCTCCCTGCGCGGCCGCCCCGTGCTCCTCGTCTTCTTCCCGCACGCCTTCACGCCGCTGTGCACGGGCGAGCTCGACGACCTGCGCGACGCGGCGGACCTCGAGGGCGTCCAGGTGCTCGGCATCTGCTGCGACCCCGCGGAGTCGCTGCGCGCCTTCGCCGACCAGCAGGGCTACGTGTTCCCGCTGCTCTCGGACTTCTGGCCGCACGGCGCTGTCGCCACGGCGTACGGCGTGCTGTTCGAGCCCCGCGGCTTCGCGACGCGCGCGAGCTTCCTGCTCGACGCCGACGGCGTGGTGCGCTGGTCGGTGGTCAACGGGCCGGGGGACACCCGCGACGTCACGGCGTACGCCGACGCGCTCGCCGCGCTCGCGGGCGCTGGTGCGGGCGGCGCGCCGCACCCCCTACCCTGA